Genomic window (Dyadobacter fanqingshengii):
TTGCTTACGCGCTTTTTGTGATTTTGAGGCAAAAACAATTATCGGAAGTGCAGCGGGATTTTGTTAATAACATGACACACGAGCTGCAAACACCCATTTCAACGATTCGCATTGCGGCGGATGTGCTGAATTCCGACAACATTGTAAATCAGCCAAAGCGCCATAAAAGATATGTCCAAATTGTTCAGGATGAAATTTTGAGGTTGCAGGGGCAAGTGGAAATGGTGCTGTCCATGGCCAAAGCGGAGCGCAATGTGCTGACGCTGCAAAAAGAAGTAATGCGCTCGGAAGACATTATAGAATCGGTTTTGCTGCCATTTGAAAACAAGATCACCTTCCTGAATCACGCCGGAAATACGCTGATCGAAGCAGATCCATTTCATTTCAGATGCATGATCAATAACCTGATCGACAATGCATTGAAATACTCAAATGACACTCCCGACGTGAGAATCGAGACTTATAATAAAGGTAAATGCTTGGTTATTGCTGTTCAGGATCATGGCATTGGCATTGCACCGGAATATCGAAAGAAAATTTTCAACCAGTTTTTCCGCGTTCCGTACGGGGACGTGCATAATGCGAAAGGGTTTGGCATCGGCCTCAGCTACGTAAAACAGATCGTCCGCGCACATCACTGGAAGCTGGATCTGGAAAGCGAGCTTGGAAAAGGAAGCACATTTAAAATATCAATTCCCCAGAAACAAGCATAATGAAAAAACGAATATTATACGTCGAGGACGATCCGAACCTGGCATTCGCGACGAAAGATAATCTGGAAGAGTATGATTATGAAGTTGTTCACGCGCCGGACGGCGTGAAAGCATTGGAATATTTCGGGAAAGATCATTTCGATATCTGCGTGCTGGACATTATGCTTCCTAAGATGGATGGATTTACACTGGCAGAAAAAATCCGTAATTCCGACAGCCAGGTTCCCATCCTTTTTCTGACAGCCCGCGCTTTGCAGGAAGACAAGATTAAAGGCCTCAAACTTGGTGCCGACGATTACATTACCAAGCCATTCAGCATTGAAGAGCTCAAATTGCGCATTGATGTGTTTCTGCGCCGGAGCAAATCGGAGCAGCCACTGGTGGCGAAAACGGATTCAAGCAAAGTGGGGAAATACACTTTCGACTTTCAGAAACTGACATTAGCCATTAACGGAAGCAGTCAGAATTTAACATTCCGGGAAGCGGAAGTGCTGAAATATCTCTCAGAACGGCCCGATCAGGTCATTCGCCGGGATGAGCTTTTGAAGGCGATCTGGGGCGACGACGATTATTTTATGGGCCGCAGCCTGGATGTGTTTATTTCAAGATTAAGGAAATATCTATCAGCCGATCCGGACATTAAAATTGATAATATTCACGGCGTAGGGTTTAGAATGAGGTGGTAGGCCATTTTTTTTTAAAATATGTTTTACGAAAGTTTGCTCAAAAAAAAATAATAACGCATCTTTGCACCCTCATTTGGAAAAAAAGTAAGGTTATGGCTAAGGTTTGTCAAATTACAGGTAAAAGAACTCGCGTTGGAAATAACGTTTCTCACGCTAATAATAAAACAAAGCGTAAATTCTTCCCGAATTTGCAAAAGAAACGTTTCTTCCTTCCTTCGACAGGAGAGTGGGTTACGTTAAAAGTAGCTACTTCTGCTCTTCGTACTATCAACAAGAATGGTATTGAAGCAACGATTCAAAAAGCATACGACAAAGGAACACTTACGTTCTAAAAATATTTACGAGTTTTAAAAAGGACTTCTCCTATCCGGGAAGTCCTTTTTTCATGCGCCGTGCACTCCACTCACACCGATCGCAGGAATGGCTGATTCTGAAAGCATTTTTCTCTCATTAGGCTCGAATCTCGGCGACCGGCAGGCTGTGCTTGCTTCTGCGAGAGAACAAATTGCAAAAAGGGTTGGCCTGATATCCGGCGAATCTTCGCTTTACGAAACAGAACCCTGGGGACTGGCCGATCAGCCCGCATTCCTGAACCAGGTGATCCGCGTTGAGACCGAACTTGCTCCCGACGAAGTTTTAAGGATCATACTGGACATTGAGCACGAGCTCGGCCGCGTTCGTTACGAACGCTGGGGAGCCCGCGTGATCGACATTGATCTGCTGTATTACAATGCATTGGTACTGGATAGTGCCCGGCTCACATTACCACATCCCCGTCTTCAGGACCGCCTTTTTAACCTGATTCCGCTTGTCGAAATTGCACCTGATTTTATGAACCCGCTTCTCAAAAAAACGTCCCTTGAATTGTTGAATCTATGTACGGATAGCGGCGTCGTATCAAAAATTTCATAAAAAAATACCATTTCATTGTAGGCCGATTGGGTTTTATATTATGGCCATTTATTCCCTTTTTTTGATAGTTCATCACTTTTTTCTATCATATTAAGTTGATTTACACGTGCTTTGCCGGCTCCTAGAATAAAGTTCAAAAAATATTTTGTTGAATTTACAGAGGGTATACGTCTGTTAGGTTGTCATCAGAATAGGAAAAGTTCAATAATGAAAATTAAAGCCCATGAAAAACAAAGTACTCGCTCCATTTTTTCTCTCGCTCTTCTTTTGTATCAGCGCACTCGCGCAAAACCGGCACACTGTTAGCGGTTATGTCAAAGACCAGTCAAATGGTGAAGGCCTCATCGGGGTTTCTGTCTACGTTCGTGAAGCCGAAACCGGCGTAGTGACGAATCCTTACGGCTTTTATTCCCTGACCTTGCCTGAGGGAAATTACACGCTCGTGTTTTCGTATATAGGTTACCAGAAAGCTGAAAAGACAGTCAATCTGGATGTAGACAAAACCGTCAGCATTGAAATGTCCGACGAAAGCACCGATTTACAGGAAGTAACAATCTCTACACAAAAGGAAGATGAAAATGTGAGGGGAATTGAAATGTCTGTAAATAAAGTGGAAATGAAGACGATCCGTAAAATGCCTGCATTATTAGGTGAGGTGGATCTGATCCGTAGCATTCAATTACTGCCTGGCGTCACTTCGGTTGGGGAAGGTGCTTCGGGTTTTAATGTGCGTGGCGGGGATATTTCTCAAAACCTTGTGCTCCTGGACGAAGCGCCGGTGTACAATTCCTCCCATTTATTCGGATTCTTCTCCGTTTTCAATCCCGATGCAGTTAAGGATGTAAAATTGATAAAAGGCGGAATTCCTTCACTTTATGGCGGCCGTATTTCTTCCATTCTGGACGTTAGGATGAAGGAAGGGAATGCCAAGAAACGTGAGATTAATGGGGGGATCGGGACTATTTTTTCAAGATTAACCTATGAACAGCCGTTTGCGAAAGGAAAAGGCTCATTCATCGTCGCCGGTCGCCGGTCGTACATTGACGTTTTGGCCAAACCGTTTTTGAACTCGGATCTTAAAGATTCCAAGTTTTATTTCTACGATCTGACAGCCAAAGTGAATTATAGAATTGGCGATAAAGACACATTTTTCGCATCGGGTTATTTTGGGAAAGACGTTTTTGGTGGAGGCGATTTTGGTTTTGGATGGGGTAATGCAACAGCCACAGCACGCTGGAACCACATTTTTTCCAACAAACTGTTCATGAACCTGACCGGTTATTATAGCAATTACGACTATAATCTTGGTCAAAATCAAAACAAGCCGGATGCAAAAGACAAGTTTGACTGGAAATCGAAAATCATCAGCACGAGCATCAAGCCAGACTTTACATTTTACATTACACCAAACAACCAGCTCACATTTGGCGGGCAATACATTTACTATGACACCCGCCCGGGCAAAGCGCTCGCAGTTTCGGAAGGAGAAAACACGGACATTAGCCTGGAACCGCGTTATGCCGACGAATCAGCATTATATATAGGTAACGAACAGAAATTTTCCGATAGGATATCACTACAATATGGCGTCCGCTATTCCTATTTCAGAAGCCTGGGGCAGGGAACAGAGTATGATTATCTTGAAATTGAAAAAGGCCAGCGCAAAATGCCTGTCTTTCCTGGGAAATCGTACAAGAAAGGGGATGTGATCAAAAGTTACGGGAACTGGGAGCCGCGCGCATCTTTGAACATTGGTATTACCAAGGACGCGTCAATCAAGGCCAGCTACAACCGGACGGCGCAATATCTGCATTTGCTGTCCAACACAGCTGCCAGCTCACCATTAGACGTCTGGACGCTGAGCTCGATCAACATTGCTCCTGAAAAAGCAGATCAGGTTGCATTAGGCTGGTTTCAGAATTTCAATAATAACATGTACGAGGCGTCTGTGGAGGTTTATTACAAAAAACTTTACAACCAGATCGATTACGTTCCAGGCTCTGAATTGCTTTTGAATGAGTTTGTGGCAGGCGACCTGCTTTTCGGAAAAGGCCGTGCATACGGTGCCGAATTTTATCTGAAAAAGAACAAAGGAAGACTTACAGGTTGGATCAGTTATACATTATCCAGAACCGAAAGGCTGCTTGAAACTATCAATAACAGCGACTGGTTCCCTGCCCGATTTGACAAGCCGCATAATTTCACATCGGTTGCGATTTATGAAATGAGCAAGAGATTGTCACTTTCGGCGAATTTTACCATTACATCAGGCACACCGGCAACATTCCCTACAAACCGTTACGAGTGGGGCGGCTGGCCGATCGGCAATAATTATGATGGCGCGAGAAATAATAACCGCATTCCGGCTTACCATCGCCTCGATCTGGCCGCTACATTGAAATCCAAGAAGAAGTTGTTTAAAGTGGGCCAGGGTGAATATGTGTTCTCGGTGTACAATGTGTACAATCGTCGTAACCCATTCTCGGTTTACACACGTGCTAATGAGGATACGCCACTCAAAACAGAGGCTGTTCGCTATTCCGTAATTGGCAATTTTATTCCCGCTATTACTTACAATTTCAAGTTTTAAAAGAGATCAAAATCCATCAGATTGATGAAAATAATTGTCATGAGAAGATTCAATAATATTTCAAATATCAAGCATTTCGGGTTGCTATCATTGTTTTTTGCAATGTTCGTAGCGCTTACCAGCTGCGAAGACGTCATTAATCTGGATACGAAAACAGGGCCGGATCAGCTCGTTGTGGACGGCTGGATCACGAATGAGGCTGGGCCGCAGACGATCAAACTTTCCTGGTCAGCAAGTTATTTCAATAATGGCCCTGCCAAACCGGTTTTGGGTGCAGCAGTGACTGTTACGGATGATAAGGGTAAGGTTTATGAGTTTAAAGATCTGGCTGGAAACGGTCAGTATGTTTGGGGAAAAACCAATGCGGATACTTTGGGCCGGGTGGGAAGAACCTATAATCTTAAAATCGTAAACGAAGCAGCCACTTACACGGCGTCCAGTGAATTGAAACGCGTTCCGCAGGTGGATTCCATTGTTTACCGCAAAGAAAAATTGCCTTTTGAGCCGGATAAGGGGCCAAAAGAAGGATATGTTGTGCAGTTTTATGCGCGTGATTTTGTTGGCGAAGGCGACACTTACTGGATCAAACCCGTTATCAGTGGAAAACCGAAGGTTGAAAAAGCAGTCAACATTTCCATCGCCTATGATGCCGCATTCGGGTCGGGCGCTCCTTCGGATGGACTGATTTTCATCTTGCCCATTCGCGAATCGCTCACAACGGATTCACTTTACTCTGCGGGCGCATCGGTCGGTGTCGAATTACACAGCATCACAAACGAAACCTTTGAATATTTAAAACAAATCCGCGAGCAAGCAGCAAACGGAGGACTTTTCGCAGTTCCGATTCAGAACATTAAATCCAATGTCGTTAATGCAGATCCGAAAGGTCCGAGGGCGCTTGGGTTGTTCGGCACTTCGGCTGTTAGCCGGAAAGAAACGGTGATCGATCCTGAAAAGGCGCGTCCGGACGAGGATTAATTTCTCGAAAAACACTGCTGATCCACTGGTAAACGCGTTTTGCCAGTGGATTTTTTGTTATATTTCATTTTTATAAACCATTATTATGAAACAAAATTTACTGATCCTCCTTGTGTTTTTTGCAATGCCTGCCTTTGCTCAGAAGCGTGCGCGCGAATTGGGCATTAAGATCGGTGTGCTGCCTGTCGGCCCGCTGAATGCAATTACGGATGTGGCCGGGGTGAAAGTGGGGCAGGTAACATTACGGGAAGGCGCGGATGTGCGCACGGGCGTAACAGCTATTATTCCGCACGATGGCAATTTGTTTCAGCAAAAAGTGCCGGCGGCTATTTATATCGGAAACGGCTTTGGCAAACTGACCGGATATTCGCAGGTTGAGGAGCTGGGCACTATTGAAACACCCATTCTTCTCACCAATACACTAAGCGTCCCCACCGTCGCCGACGCGATCATTGATTGGACTTTAGGGCAGCAGGGCAACGAAAATGTGAGATCATTAAACCCGGTTGTGGGAGAAACCAATGATGGTTTTTTGAACGACATCCGTGGGCGTCACGTACGCAAGGAGCATGTGCTCAATGCATTGGCGCAAGCGCAAAACGGCCCGGTTGCAGAAGGTAATGTGGGGGCAGGAACGGGGACAGTCTGTTTTAATTTTAAAGGTGGCATTGGAACAGCGTCCCGAAAACTCCCTGCCAATCTCGGCGGCTACACGGTTGGCGTTTTGGTGCAGACCAATTTTGGAGGCGTTCTGAAAGTGAATGGCGTTCCGGTAGGAGAGGAACTTGGGAAATTTGCGTTCAAAGAGTCTCTCGATAAGACTTCCGATGGCTCATGCATG
Coding sequences:
- a CDS encoding sensor histidine kinase; translation: MSRRTIQSLTVFSALLIIGVVITQIYWVKQALDLRHRQFNQNAHVALQDVATKLAKVNGVMQSVNPVEQLSPQYFLVNTNATTQPDLLENFIKDSFQKNNLITDFEVGIYDCTTNRMRYGMSLSTKNNDKIPTPTSNWIKTDKYPYYFGVRFPEQDTYFAGTINGAIWSSVLVLVAVSFFAYALFVILRQKQLSEVQRDFVNNMTHELQTPISTIRIAADVLNSDNIVNQPKRHKRYVQIVQDEILRLQGQVEMVLSMAKAERNVLTLQKEVMRSEDIIESVLLPFENKITFLNHAGNTLIEADPFHFRCMINNLIDNALKYSNDTPDVRIETYNKGKCLVIAVQDHGIGIAPEYRKKIFNQFFRVPYGDVHNAKGFGIGLSYVKQIVRAHHWKLDLESELGKGSTFKISIPQKQA
- a CDS encoding DmpA family aminopeptidase, which gives rise to MKQNLLILLVFFAMPAFAQKRARELGIKIGVLPVGPLNAITDVAGVKVGQVTLREGADVRTGVTAIIPHDGNLFQQKVPAAIYIGNGFGKLTGYSQVEELGTIETPILLTNTLSVPTVADAIIDWTLGQQGNENVRSLNPVVGETNDGFLNDIRGRHVRKEHVLNALAQAQNGPVAEGNVGAGTGTVCFNFKGGIGTASRKLPANLGGYTVGVLVQTNFGGVLKVNGVPVGEELGKFAFKESLDKTSDGSCMMVLATDAPLDARNLKRLAKRAIMGLAQTGGIASNGSGDYVIAFSTANRMLHEMPDRTYGGTYLHNDAISPLFLAAIESTEEAIINSLLMAQTSEGTQGHKVEELPKEQLLEIMKKYGRLK
- a CDS encoding DUF4249 domain-containing protein; this translates as MRRFNNISNIKHFGLLSLFFAMFVALTSCEDVINLDTKTGPDQLVVDGWITNEAGPQTIKLSWSASYFNNGPAKPVLGAAVTVTDDKGKVYEFKDLAGNGQYVWGKTNADTLGRVGRTYNLKIVNEAATYTASSELKRVPQVDSIVYRKEKLPFEPDKGPKEGYVVQFYARDFVGEGDTYWIKPVISGKPKVEKAVNISIAYDAAFGSGAPSDGLIFILPIRESLTTDSLYSAGASVGVELHSITNETFEYLKQIREQAANGGLFAVPIQNIKSNVVNADPKGPRALGLFGTSAVSRKETVIDPEKARPDED
- a CDS encoding response regulator transcription factor, which codes for MKKRILYVEDDPNLAFATKDNLEEYDYEVVHAPDGVKALEYFGKDHFDICVLDIMLPKMDGFTLAEKIRNSDSQVPILFLTARALQEDKIKGLKLGADDYITKPFSIEELKLRIDVFLRRSKSEQPLVAKTDSSKVGKYTFDFQKLTLAINGSSQNLTFREAEVLKYLSERPDQVIRRDELLKAIWGDDDYFMGRSLDVFISRLRKYLSADPDIKIDNIHGVGFRMRW
- the folK gene encoding 2-amino-4-hydroxy-6-hydroxymethyldihydropteridine diphosphokinase encodes the protein MADSESIFLSLGSNLGDRQAVLASAREQIAKRVGLISGESSLYETEPWGLADQPAFLNQVIRVETELAPDEVLRIILDIEHELGRVRYERWGARVIDIDLLYYNALVLDSARLTLPHPRLQDRLFNLIPLVEIAPDFMNPLLKKTSLELLNLCTDSGVVSKIS
- the rpmB gene encoding 50S ribosomal protein L28, whose product is MAKVCQITGKRTRVGNNVSHANNKTKRKFFPNLQKKRFFLPSTGEWVTLKVATSALRTINKNGIEATIQKAYDKGTLTF
- a CDS encoding TonB-dependent receptor, which codes for MKNKVLAPFFLSLFFCISALAQNRHTVSGYVKDQSNGEGLIGVSVYVREAETGVVTNPYGFYSLTLPEGNYTLVFSYIGYQKAEKTVNLDVDKTVSIEMSDESTDLQEVTISTQKEDENVRGIEMSVNKVEMKTIRKMPALLGEVDLIRSIQLLPGVTSVGEGASGFNVRGGDISQNLVLLDEAPVYNSSHLFGFFSVFNPDAVKDVKLIKGGIPSLYGGRISSILDVRMKEGNAKKREINGGIGTIFSRLTYEQPFAKGKGSFIVAGRRSYIDVLAKPFLNSDLKDSKFYFYDLTAKVNYRIGDKDTFFASGYFGKDVFGGGDFGFGWGNATATARWNHIFSNKLFMNLTGYYSNYDYNLGQNQNKPDAKDKFDWKSKIISTSIKPDFTFYITPNNQLTFGGQYIYYDTRPGKALAVSEGENTDISLEPRYADESALYIGNEQKFSDRISLQYGVRYSYFRSLGQGTEYDYLEIEKGQRKMPVFPGKSYKKGDVIKSYGNWEPRASLNIGITKDASIKASYNRTAQYLHLLSNTAASSPLDVWTLSSINIAPEKADQVALGWFQNFNNNMYEASVEVYYKKLYNQIDYVPGSELLLNEFVAGDLLFGKGRAYGAEFYLKKNKGRLTGWISYTLSRTERLLETINNSDWFPARFDKPHNFTSVAIYEMSKRLSLSANFTITSGTPATFPTNRYEWGGWPIGNNYDGARNNNRIPAYHRLDLAATLKSKKKLFKVGQGEYVFSVYNVYNRRNPFSVYTRANEDTPLKTEAVRYSVIGNFIPAITYNFKF